A region from the Desulfoglaeba alkanexedens ALDC genome encodes:
- a CDS encoding transposase has translation MKPSKDAPSSKIRLRKHLNADALVRAVRREFEKIPDPRKGTPQISFADAAMSAFAMFSLKDPSLLAFEKRWSARDHNLHALYHIEKIPADSTMREILDEVSPYVFRPAFGEIFSRLQRGKALAQMTVLDGHYILALDGTGYFSSEKVFSDACLRKTSATGKTTYSLQMMGAALVHPDHKAVIPFPPEVIRREDGDTKNDCERNAAGRCIENLRTDHPHIKLIVTEDALSPNAPHIETLKRFDCRFVLGVKPGDHAFLFEKADEAIAEGRAVEFWHAAEDNPETLHYFRFINDLPLNKSHPDLRVNLLEYWQVTPKGLLRFSWVTDILIRRENAVTLMRIGRARWRIENEIFNTLKNQGYHLEHNYGLGRKHLSAVFVTLMMLAFCVDQSLQLCCPLFQAVWRKLQTKRDLWERIRAMFWDFRLESIRMLYEALLYGYKRLTPIIAYNTS, from the coding sequence ATGAAGCCCAGCAAAGACGCTCCTTCCTCCAAGATCCGACTTCGCAAGCATCTGAATGCAGATGCCCTGGTGAGAGCGGTGCGTCGTGAGTTCGAAAAGATCCCCGATCCCCGCAAAGGCACGCCGCAGATCTCCTTTGCGGATGCGGCCATGAGCGCCTTCGCCATGTTTTCTTTGAAGGATCCCTCTCTTCTGGCCTTTGAGAAACGCTGGTCGGCTCGGGATCACAACCTGCACGCGCTCTACCACATCGAGAAGATCCCTGCCGACAGCACCATGCGGGAAATTCTCGATGAGGTTTCGCCCTATGTGTTCCGACCCGCCTTCGGCGAGATCTTCTCACGGCTTCAGCGCGGCAAGGCGCTGGCTCAGATGACCGTGCTGGACGGCCACTACATCCTGGCCCTGGACGGCACGGGCTATTTTTCGTCGGAAAAGGTCTTTTCCGACGCCTGCCTTCGAAAAACCTCTGCCACCGGCAAGACCACCTATTCCCTCCAAATGATGGGAGCCGCCCTCGTCCACCCGGACCACAAGGCCGTGATCCCCTTTCCCCCCGAAGTGATCCGAAGAGAAGACGGTGACACCAAAAACGACTGCGAACGCAACGCCGCCGGCCGTTGTATCGAGAACCTGAGAACCGACCACCCCCATATCAAGCTCATCGTGACCGAAGATGCCCTCAGTCCCAACGCTCCCCACATTGAAACCCTCAAGCGCTTCGACTGCCGCTTCGTCCTTGGGGTTAAACCCGGCGATCACGCCTTCCTTTTCGAAAAGGCCGACGAGGCCATCGCGGAGGGCCGGGCTGTGGAGTTCTGGCACGCAGCGGAAGACAACCCCGAAACCCTCCATTACTTCCGCTTCATCAACGATCTTCCCCTCAACAAGTCCCATCCCGACCTACGAGTGAACCTCCTCGAGTACTGGCAGGTGACTCCCAAGGGGCTTCTGCGGTTTTCCTGGGTCACCGATATCCTCATCCGCCGGGAAAACGCCGTTACCTTGATGCGGATCGGCCGGGCACGCTGGCGCATCGAAAACGAAATCTTCAACACCTTGAAAAACCAGGGCTACCACCTCGAACACAACTACGGTCTGGGCCGAAAACACCTTAGCGCCGTTTTCGTCACCCTCATGATGTTGGCCTTCTGCGTGGACCAGAGCCTCCAACTGTGTTGCCCGCTGTTTCAGGCCGTATGGCGAAAGCTCCAAACCAAACGGGACCTCTGGGAGAGGATCCGGGCCATGTTCTGGGACTTCCGCCTGGAGTCCATCCGGATGCTCTACGAGGCCCTTCTTTACGGATACAAAAGGCTGACCCCGATCATCGCCTATAACACCTCGTAG
- a CDS encoding AIPR family protein — MSFDENELLQEIAASVKELSRRGGISEERGFGAWYATTLLDFDEDQALEGASVDGPEDQGIDVLLVDHPNGRITVLQVHYPKRREKATPKSKWDALVASIPAIQNPKLMSDAGRSDVADILEEAGAEISEYDIELGLISLAKKSDQIERACAQANRAQQFRGIKFFYAPCDDILNQYAVFRSADKSVPEDTISFAGGVFEDSGEYGRAIVGSVPAAELGRLYKAHGRRLFEGNVRYFIGARKGGINERMIETARTSPGLFWALNNGITIVANTCTKESDKTYRLTRFSIVNGCQTTVSLHNAGAPDNANVLTRVVAAKPTLLTDIVRYNNTQNPVKIWAVRSVDPVQERLRESFKNIDIQYAPKQEGSRRRKDYQSIMELDRVAQYLAAGYPDTLIDAVKEKQELFDRHYQRLFPHDVAPERVYLYWLLGIQTDEERQSKLQSLVDAGDADKTTGALLGVSGTYWGVHCSSKLVEELNRTPLRISLEAMASNDFQNALRKYAVEGLQLFTELAIDTYDLEDFKTVRAALRSPKFLQKIDQKLALRMSRYKNAKNKKLPDLVSAAKSSVGSRSSSNSRSG; from the coding sequence ATGAGTTTTGACGAGAATGAACTGCTTCAAGAGATTGCTGCGTCTGTTAAGGAGCTATCGAGACGTGGCGGGATCTCTGAGGAACGAGGCTTTGGCGCATGGTATGCGACAACCCTGCTTGATTTCGACGAAGATCAGGCCCTTGAAGGAGCTTCTGTAGACGGTCCAGAGGACCAAGGGATAGACGTGCTGCTCGTAGACCACCCCAATGGTCGAATAACCGTATTGCAGGTACACTATCCGAAAAGAAGAGAGAAAGCTACCCCCAAGTCCAAATGGGATGCCTTGGTTGCATCCATTCCGGCAATACAGAATCCAAAGTTGATGTCTGACGCCGGTCGCTCTGATGTAGCGGATATCCTCGAAGAGGCTGGTGCTGAGATTTCCGAATATGACATTGAATTAGGGCTGATTAGTCTGGCCAAAAAATCCGACCAGATTGAACGGGCATGCGCACAAGCCAATCGTGCTCAACAATTCAGGGGGATCAAATTCTTCTATGCGCCGTGTGATGACATCTTGAATCAATACGCTGTATTCCGGTCCGCAGACAAGTCTGTTCCTGAGGACACAATCTCCTTTGCAGGCGGAGTGTTTGAGGATTCCGGAGAATATGGACGAGCGATCGTTGGGAGTGTCCCTGCCGCCGAACTTGGACGCTTGTACAAAGCTCACGGACGGCGTCTGTTCGAAGGCAATGTTCGTTACTTCATAGGGGCAAGAAAAGGCGGAATCAATGAAAGGATGATAGAAACAGCCAGGACATCACCAGGTCTCTTTTGGGCCTTGAACAACGGGATCACCATCGTAGCAAATACCTGCACAAAAGAAAGTGATAAAACATATAGGCTTACTCGGTTTAGTATTGTCAACGGATGCCAAACAACTGTATCTCTTCATAACGCCGGAGCACCGGATAATGCCAATGTGTTGACCAGAGTCGTTGCAGCAAAGCCAACGCTCTTGACTGATATAGTGAGGTACAACAACACTCAAAACCCGGTTAAGATTTGGGCTGTAAGGTCAGTAGACCCTGTCCAGGAGCGTCTTCGTGAGTCTTTCAAAAATATTGACATACAGTACGCGCCAAAGCAGGAAGGTAGCAGACGGAGAAAGGACTACCAGTCCATCATGGAACTTGATCGTGTTGCCCAGTACTTGGCAGCGGGCTATCCTGACACACTAATCGATGCGGTCAAGGAGAAACAGGAGCTATTCGACCGTCACTACCAACGCTTGTTCCCACATGATGTTGCACCTGAAAGAGTCTATCTCTACTGGCTTTTAGGCATACAGACTGATGAGGAACGCCAATCGAAACTGCAAAGCCTTGTCGATGCTGGCGACGCTGATAAGACAACCGGAGCGTTGCTGGGTGTGAGTGGAACGTATTGGGGTGTCCACTGTTCATCGAAACTCGTGGAGGAGTTGAACCGAACCCCTCTTCGAATTTCGTTGGAGGCTATGGCATCTAATGACTTCCAGAATGCTTTGAGGAAGTATGCAGTCGAAGGATTACAGCTATTCACAGAACTCGCTATAGACACCTATGACCTTGAGGATTTCAAGACCGTCCGTGCTGCGTTAAGATCACCAAAATTTCTCCAAAAGATTGATCAAAAACTTGCCTTGCGAATGTCGCGTTACAAGAATGCCAAGAACAAAAAGCTTCCTGATTTAGTTTCAGCTGCCAAGTCCAGTGTGGGCTCACGATCTAGCAGCAATTCCCGGAGCGGATAG
- a CDS encoding aldo/keto reductase: protein MDEKKDLLSRRSLLQGAGMAGLGSLLSPFRKAAAASETGNPDRVPTRPFGKTGFDVSILALGGMFDIVSNQLVLRQALRWGVTYWDTADCYGGGRSEEGIGKFFSRAPETRKQVFLVTKSDARDPSGMTRLLERSIQRLQTDTIDLYCLHAVNDIGELNEDVRRWADHEKNKGRIRLFGFSTHRNMEECLLGAAKLGWVDGIMFSYNFRLMHRDAMKRAVDACAEKGIGLTAMKTQGGGPIHVDSDLELELAGRFLKNGFTDKQAKLKAVWEDPRIASVCSQMPNLTILAANVAAALDRTRLSDSDRILLQRYAEETAGGYCAGCARICETAAGGDVPIADLMRSLMYGRCYGDAELQRFALRHHHVAAKKHEWLRADLERAEAVCPSRLPIRKLLASGIAFHASHIDPFG from the coding sequence ATGGACGAAAAGAAAGACCTGCTGTCTCGACGAAGCCTGCTGCAAGGGGCCGGAATGGCCGGCCTGGGATCGCTGCTTTCACCCTTCAGGAAGGCCGCCGCGGCATCCGAAACCGGTAACCCGGACCGGGTTCCAACGCGGCCCTTCGGAAAGACGGGATTCGACGTCTCCATCCTGGCCCTGGGGGGCATGTTCGATATCGTCTCCAACCAGCTGGTCCTCCGCCAGGCACTCCGCTGGGGCGTAACCTACTGGGACACCGCCGACTGCTACGGGGGCGGCCGGAGCGAAGAAGGGATCGGCAAATTTTTTTCGCGAGCTCCCGAGACCAGAAAACAGGTGTTCCTGGTGACCAAGTCGGACGCACGCGATCCTTCCGGCATGACCCGGCTCCTGGAACGTTCGATCCAGCGCCTCCAGACGGACACCATCGACCTTTACTGTCTCCATGCCGTAAACGACATCGGCGAACTGAATGAAGACGTCCGGCGCTGGGCGGATCATGAAAAGAACAAGGGCCGAATCCGGCTTTTCGGTTTCAGCACACACCGGAACATGGAAGAATGTCTCCTGGGAGCGGCAAAACTCGGCTGGGTGGACGGGATCATGTTCTCCTATAATTTTCGGCTGATGCACCGCGATGCAATGAAACGCGCAGTGGACGCCTGTGCTGAAAAGGGCATCGGCCTTACGGCCATGAAGACCCAGGGAGGCGGTCCCATCCATGTAGACAGCGACCTGGAACTGGAACTCGCCGGCCGATTTCTCAAGAATGGCTTCACCGACAAGCAGGCGAAGCTCAAAGCCGTGTGGGAAGACCCGCGCATTGCCAGCGTCTGTTCCCAGATGCCCAACCTCACCATCCTCGCCGCCAACGTAGCCGCAGCCCTGGACCGCACCCGGCTTTCGGATAGCGACAGGATCCTGCTCCAGAGGTACGCCGAAGAAACAGCCGGCGGGTACTGCGCCGGTTGCGCCCGGATCTGCGAGACGGCGGCCGGCGGCGACGTTCCCATCGCCGACCTGATGCGGAGCCTCATGTACGGGCGTTGCTACGGCGATGCGGAGCTCCAGCGCTTCGCCCTACGGCACCACCATGTGGCTGCAAAAAAGCACGAGTGGCTGCGGGCGGACCTGGAGCGGGCCGAGGCTGTCTGCCCCAGTCGCCTTCCCATCCGAAAACTCCTGGCAAGCGGCATCGCCTTTCATGCCTCGCACATCGACCCTTTCGGATAG
- a CDS encoding transposase yields MIGHISRILEAFRPCFTRQAAYRWFVTVVLGFIVRIDHCGASSFVRWLAIRPSIYTGMLSFFRARRWKLHAILRRWWQIVLERCIPVKIDGRLVLAGDGIKVSKEAEKMPGVKRLHQEPDNSGKAPYIYGHYWGVIGVLGGWSKNNLLHPALCRAP; encoded by the coding sequence ATGATCGGTCATATCAGCCGCATCCTGGAAGCCTTCCGACCCTGTTTCACCCGCCAGGCCGCCTATCGCTGGTTTGTGACTGTGGTGCTGGGCTTCATCGTGCGCATCGACCACTGCGGGGCCAGTTCCTTTGTCCGCTGGCTTGCGATCCGGCCCTCGATTTACACGGGGATGCTCTCGTTCTTCCGGGCCCGGCGCTGGAAGCTCCACGCGATCTTGCGCCGCTGGTGGCAAATCGTGTTGGAGCGATGCATCCCGGTGAAGATTGACGGTCGCCTGGTGTTGGCCGGCGACGGTATCAAGGTCTCGAAGGAAGCCGAAAAGATGCCCGGCGTCAAGCGGCTTCATCAGGAGCCGGACAACTCGGGCAAAGCCCCGTACATTTACGGGCACTACTGGGGAGTGATCGGTGTTCTTGGCGGTTGGAGTAAAAACAATCTTTTGCATCCCGCTTTGTGCCGAGCTCCATGA
- a CDS encoding DEAD/DEAH box helicase, producing the protein MLQRIDPIATSEDIRETYLRYLTTTFGLKNPELTKQFRDLARDTEGLFKGPILEATPKYSKDKSLLEMLTEPHPILSDQFLNYAPGLDENEVVHCISLERKLYTHQGRAIRKIVGQNRNVVVATGTGSGKTECFLLPIIDHLLKERAANRLGPGVRALLVYPMNALANDQVIRLRKLLPAETGITFGRYTGQTKQTYRQGLDAFQQENDRIPQVNELFCRDQILGKEPINGKDWPHKGYPPLVGPPHILLTNFAMLEYLLMRPQDSVLFDGVQGETWRFLVLDEAHIYTGAQGTEISYLMRRLKDRVCRSQQGKLLCIATSATIGAGNDESLTIIARSFENLFGETFEKEDIITGEVVPLQNFVSGFPEWGNGSADFYQAIWDKVGQDYSSSSELAVVFSELLCGNCEKDGWPNREVCERAIEAARGVSGVDPSMERLLFNLLAGDRRARQLVDRIEGGPADLRSIAESLWTISGADGDVEAAKRNLIVLVDLASRARPEEDSAALLSARYHFFVRSLEGLSICFAGAGDQGEKTLSPRLLVGRHHEVPDAPGGPAVAFELQACGRCGQPFLKGQLTPDGRFISYPRRQKLGEQPRSNDYFSIDLDSVVDSAEDEEPLRDEKPPVSGFEEEEGESGTRNRVRQTILGDIQYVCARCGLLTDLNDRACPSCMRTGERISYEWVPVRRVTPVNGKTITVCPACGGQKHHGGSIIRAFSPGDDAAGAVLAQCLLTNIPASSEGTSIKKRDQEERKPKSRFAGLLSVNAAASTPQGKRRLLAFSDSRQDAAYFATYLNRTANQILHRQMIVKAARRFLSDTPGVSAFDVNDLLNPMISVAQETGLFDAKDTEGTKILEVSKWLNAELANIQRRQGLEGVGLISWDLKCSDRLHEYAADVEGELERDYGLDAKAFVLLLKILLTELRRQNVLQSIKGVRLQDVYFWPRNRPYTIRPNGVNSRLSIASWLPQTTRNMRSDFIERVFLKLGRTVDKGIVEKLLDDLWTLSMAEGLGIWEETSVKRLWGDRGQDEVAWRLRWDAWIGRMNDGENASLYKCQTCGNISQYNLKGVCPTYRCPGPLAEINPDIEFSDNHYRYLYTRMEPVSLLALEHTAQITTQEGAERQNNFTSDGHPLNVLSCSTTFELGVDVGQLHSVFLRNVPPGVANYVQRAGRAGRRWSAAAYVLTFCRCRPHDLGHFAGAEKLISGKVQPPRIQIENLRIARRHLHATTLSHFWRFHHPELFDGSSGKNRGSVEWMFFNQQESGAQKLHQWLSGQPTKLREELTRIFPASIAKDLQIVDWYWIPELVSPPRDEAPTVWEGRLGLAQSELLSEYGAYKELQKNKPALHGYSERQMKRLRERQLLGFLASRNVLPKYGFPVDVVSLKVESKEEWALRVELDRDLKIALSEYAPGCTLVANGKVIKSYALERIAGKAWPEYRFAVCGQCGKFHRSKTVDEEVQSPCECGQDLKDSGSTEIQGRFLEPSFGFRTFLEEDGQEPVEVRPQRTFASQVYFSHYQVAPPSDFIEEGDPDPMAGIRIKKSYSRYGVLTVVNPGIQKRGFWICPSCGYGDSVVAGRPKNHKTPWGSPCRGTPRIVFLGHEFQSDVLELRFSGGLADVSDQGFWFSLTAALLAGASKALEIERGDIDGTVLRYGGTGYRAIVLFDSVPGGAGHVQRIAGELRKVMEAALEIADACTGCSRDQSCNRCLRDYRNQYAHDLLRRGPVADFLMKALGGLYHQGANGFIPLGLTDPGQWLSQQMRRAEKLYLVIDKIPRIGDGAPASNGLYNLLHGVCAKGARIHLFFRNVAKTISAADPVLKASLHRLTLLSDFPNVEIRLFDGPLPIEAPLYIEAESNALVVRWPKGGDPFEKADHIEISTYSEYTDKVQDSYKAAIKKGIGEVWNFAKYEDLLQGTRVIHIPDGERKSWKEILSGYLPSSIEAVEIYDRYLRNRFQFKSLAMFLDALCEKASGDGMAVEVTTTSDEPKLVQHQFNVLQESLAPHGVKLRYSIHNPNKELPHYRRVLIRSRDRLASIWLDRGLDIYRFEDLQKPAYMTLETYVVIEG; encoded by the coding sequence GTGCTTCAACGAATAGACCCGATTGCCACGAGTGAAGACATCCGCGAAACTTATTTGCGTTACCTCACCACGACCTTCGGGCTTAAGAACCCTGAGCTGACAAAGCAATTTCGGGATCTGGCGAGAGACACCGAAGGGCTGTTCAAGGGCCCCATTCTGGAGGCCACACCAAAGTACTCTAAAGATAAATCTCTCCTGGAAATGCTGACGGAGCCCCATCCCATTCTCAGTGACCAGTTCCTAAACTATGCTCCAGGTCTAGACGAAAACGAGGTCGTTCATTGCATATCTCTGGAACGGAAACTCTACACCCACCAAGGTAGGGCGATTCGGAAGATCGTCGGGCAGAATCGAAACGTGGTCGTCGCGACGGGTACGGGTTCGGGAAAGACGGAATGCTTTCTGCTGCCGATCATCGATCATCTTTTGAAAGAAAGGGCAGCAAACCGTTTGGGGCCTGGAGTGCGAGCGCTCTTGGTCTATCCGATGAACGCACTGGCGAACGACCAGGTGATCAGGTTGCGCAAATTACTGCCCGCCGAAACAGGCATCACTTTCGGGAGGTATACCGGGCAGACGAAGCAGACTTACCGGCAGGGCTTGGACGCATTTCAACAGGAGAACGACCGGATTCCACAAGTCAATGAACTATTCTGCAGGGACCAGATTCTCGGCAAAGAGCCGATCAACGGAAAAGACTGGCCACATAAGGGATATCCGCCCTTGGTCGGTCCCCCGCATATTCTTCTCACAAATTTTGCCATGCTTGAATACTTGCTGATGCGGCCCCAAGACTCAGTGCTGTTCGATGGGGTACAGGGCGAAACCTGGCGATTCCTCGTTCTCGATGAAGCGCACATCTACACCGGCGCACAGGGGACAGAAATCAGCTATTTGATGCGTCGTCTCAAGGATCGCGTGTGCCGGTCTCAGCAAGGGAAGCTGCTCTGTATTGCCACCAGTGCAACGATCGGTGCGGGCAATGACGAGAGCCTGACGATAATCGCCAGATCTTTTGAAAATCTCTTCGGTGAGACCTTCGAAAAAGAGGACATCATCACCGGCGAGGTGGTGCCTCTGCAGAACTTTGTCAGCGGATTTCCCGAATGGGGGAATGGAAGCGCCGACTTCTATCAGGCCATCTGGGACAAGGTCGGTCAGGATTATTCCTCGAGTAGTGAGTTGGCCGTCGTTTTTTCCGAACTCCTGTGCGGCAATTGCGAGAAAGACGGATGGCCGAACAGGGAAGTATGTGAGAGGGCGATTGAAGCAGCACGAGGTGTTTCGGGAGTTGATCCTTCCATGGAGAGACTCCTTTTCAATCTCTTGGCGGGTGACCGGCGGGCCCGGCAGTTGGTCGATCGCATTGAAGGAGGCCCTGCAGATCTGCGCAGTATCGCCGAATCGTTGTGGACGATCAGCGGTGCTGACGGTGATGTTGAAGCAGCCAAAAGGAACCTGATCGTCCTTGTTGATCTCGCTTCACGAGCGCGTCCCGAAGAGGATAGTGCCGCTCTCCTTTCCGCTCGTTACCATTTCTTTGTGCGCAGCCTTGAGGGATTATCCATTTGCTTCGCCGGCGCCGGCGATCAGGGCGAAAAAACCTTGAGTCCTCGCTTGTTGGTCGGACGGCACCACGAAGTTCCCGATGCCCCCGGAGGTCCTGCCGTTGCTTTCGAGCTGCAGGCTTGTGGTCGCTGTGGGCAGCCGTTCCTTAAAGGTCAGTTGACACCAGATGGTCGGTTCATCTCTTACCCTCGCAGGCAGAAATTGGGCGAACAGCCGAGAAGCAACGACTACTTCTCCATTGATTTGGACAGTGTGGTCGACTCGGCGGAAGATGAGGAGCCGTTGAGGGATGAGAAGCCCCCCGTTTCAGGATTCGAAGAAGAAGAGGGGGAATCAGGCACTCGCAATCGGGTTCGTCAGACAATACTCGGAGATATTCAGTATGTCTGTGCGCGCTGCGGCCTCTTAACAGATCTCAATGATCGAGCATGCCCGTCGTGCATGAGAACTGGAGAGCGAATCTCTTATGAATGGGTGCCGGTGCGCCGGGTGACACCCGTCAATGGAAAGACGATCACCGTCTGCCCCGCTTGCGGCGGACAGAAGCATCACGGAGGCTCAATCATCCGTGCCTTTTCACCGGGTGATGACGCTGCTGGAGCGGTTTTGGCCCAGTGTCTGCTCACCAACATCCCGGCCAGCTCCGAAGGAACATCGATCAAAAAGAGGGACCAGGAAGAACGAAAGCCCAAGAGCCGGTTTGCGGGGCTGCTCTCCGTTAATGCTGCGGCGAGCACCCCTCAAGGCAAGCGGCGTTTGTTGGCCTTCAGCGATTCACGGCAAGATGCAGCTTATTTCGCAACATATCTGAACCGAACCGCCAACCAGATCCTCCACCGCCAGATGATCGTCAAGGCGGCTAGGAGATTTCTATCTGATACCCCGGGTGTATCCGCCTTCGATGTGAACGATCTCCTCAACCCCATGATCAGCGTCGCTCAGGAAACCGGCCTGTTCGACGCGAAGGACACCGAAGGCACTAAGATCCTGGAAGTCAGCAAATGGCTGAATGCTGAGCTCGCGAATATTCAGAGGCGCCAGGGACTTGAAGGCGTTGGTCTGATTTCCTGGGATCTCAAATGCAGCGATCGGCTTCATGAGTATGCGGCGGACGTCGAGGGCGAGCTCGAGCGGGACTATGGCCTAGATGCCAAGGCATTTGTTCTTCTTCTGAAGATCCTGCTCACCGAATTGCGGCGGCAAAACGTTCTTCAATCCATCAAGGGGGTGCGGTTGCAGGATGTCTACTTCTGGCCCCGCAATCGACCTTACACCATCCGGCCAAATGGCGTGAATAGCAGACTTTCCATCGCGTCGTGGCTTCCCCAAACAACCCGAAACATGCGGTCCGATTTCATCGAGAGAGTATTTCTCAAACTGGGTCGTACTGTGGACAAGGGCATCGTAGAAAAGCTGCTTGATGATCTCTGGACACTGTCCATGGCTGAAGGGTTAGGTATCTGGGAGGAGACCTCGGTCAAGAGACTTTGGGGGGATAGAGGTCAGGATGAGGTCGCCTGGCGCCTCAGATGGGATGCATGGATCGGCCGCATGAATGACGGTGAAAACGCATCCTTGTACAAGTGCCAAACCTGTGGAAACATTTCCCAGTATAACCTAAAGGGTGTCTGCCCAACTTACCGTTGTCCAGGTCCTCTTGCCGAAATAAATCCCGACATTGAGTTTTCAGATAATCACTACCGTTATCTGTACACACGAATGGAGCCTGTGTCTTTACTGGCACTGGAACATACGGCCCAGATCACCACTCAAGAAGGGGCGGAGAGGCAAAACAATTTCACAAGTGATGGACACCCTCTCAATGTACTTTCATGCTCGACGACCTTTGAGCTGGGAGTCGATGTGGGGCAATTGCATTCGGTTTTCCTTAGAAATGTTCCGCCTGGAGTAGCCAACTATGTGCAACGGGCGGGACGCGCCGGTCGCCGGTGGAGTGCCGCAGCTTACGTTTTGACCTTTTGCCGGTGCAGGCCGCATGATCTGGGACATTTTGCCGGAGCCGAAAAACTGATTTCCGGTAAGGTTCAGCCGCCGAGAATCCAAATCGAGAATCTCCGGATTGCTCGGAGACATTTGCATGCTACCACGCTCTCGCATTTTTGGAGATTTCATCATCCCGAGCTATTCGATGGCAGCTCAGGGAAAAACCGTGGCAGTGTGGAATGGATGTTCTTCAACCAACAGGAGAGCGGTGCGCAGAAGCTTCATCAGTGGCTGAGTGGACAACCTACCAAACTGCGTGAAGAGTTGACCAGAATCTTTCCCGCATCCATTGCAAAAGACCTGCAGATTGTTGATTGGTATTGGATTCCGGAGCTGGTAAGCCCACCACGGGATGAAGCACCAACCGTTTGGGAAGGACGATTGGGACTGGCGCAATCGGAGCTCCTCTCCGAATACGGTGCCTACAAGGAGCTCCAGAAAAACAAGCCCGCATTGCACGGGTATTCCGAGAGACAGATGAAAAGGCTGCGTGAAAGGCAACTACTTGGTTTTCTCGCCTCACGAAACGTCCTTCCGAAATACGGTTTTCCAGTCGATGTGGTGTCCCTAAAAGTGGAAAGCAAGGAGGAGTGGGCGTTACGAGTTGAATTGGATCGAGACCTGAAAATCGCCCTCAGCGAGTATGCCCCCGGCTGCACCTTGGTTGCCAATGGGAAAGTGATCAAAAGTTATGCCTTGGAGAGAATCGCAGGAAAAGCGTGGCCGGAGTATCGTTTTGCCGTTTGTGGGCAGTGCGGAAAATTCCACAGGAGCAAAACCGTCGACGAGGAAGTGCAAAGTCCGTGTGAGTGTGGCCAAGATCTAAAAGATTCCGGGAGTACGGAAATCCAAGGAAGATTCCTTGAGCCGAGCTTCGGTTTTCGAACCTTCCTGGAAGAGGATGGTCAGGAGCCGGTTGAAGTGCGGCCTCAAAGGACTTTCGCCTCCCAGGTATATTTTTCTCACTACCAAGTGGCGCCGCCTTCTGACTTCATTGAAGAAGGTGATCCCGATCCGATGGCGGGGATTAGAATCAAAAAGAGCTATTCGCGCTATGGCGTTCTCACGGTGGTCAACCCGGGCATTCAGAAACGCGGTTTCTGGATTTGCCCTTCCTGTGGCTATGGCGATTCCGTTGTCGCCGGACGGCCGAAAAACCACAAGACGCCGTGGGGCTCGCCTTGCAGAGGCACACCTCGCATTGTCTTCCTTGGCCATGAATTCCAAAGTGACGTGCTGGAGCTGCGTTTCAGTGGTGGCTTGGCGGACGTAAGCGATCAAGGGTTTTGGTTCTCCCTGACAGCCGCTCTACTGGCCGGGGCATCCAAGGCTCTGGAAATTGAGCGAGGCGATATAGACGGCACCGTCCTTCGTTACGGGGGAACGGGTTATCGTGCCATCGTTCTTTTTGACAGCGTGCCCGGTGGAGCTGGCCACGTTCAGCGAATTGCCGGCGAGTTGCGCAAGGTGATGGAAGCTGCTCTTGAAATCGCCGACGCCTGCACCGGTTGCTCACGGGATCAGTCCTGCAATCGATGCTTGCGAGACTATCGAAACCAGTACGCTCATGATCTGCTGAGAAGAGGGCCGGTTGCAGACTTCCTGATGAAAGCATTGGGAGGGCTGTATCACCAAGGCGCGAACGGGTTCATTCCCCTTGGACTCACGGACCCGGGCCAATGGCTAAGCCAACAGATGAGAAGAGCGGAGAAGCTCTATCTCGTGATCGACAAGATTCCCAGGATCGGAGATGGAGCACCCGCGTCCAACGGTCTGTACAACCTTCTACATGGCGTCTGTGCAAAAGGAGCTCGGATTCACCTGTTCTTCCGCAATGTTGCGAAAACCATCTCTGCTGCCGATCCCGTATTGAAAGCGTCTCTTCACAGGCTAACGCTTCTGAGCGATTTCCCCAATGTTGAGATCAGATTGTTCGACGGTCCTCTTCCAATTGAAGCGCCGCTTTACATAGAAGCAGAGTCGAACGCGTTGGTTGTCCGTTGGCCAAAGGGGGGGGACCCGTTCGAGAAAGCGGACCACATCGAAATTTCGACTTACTCAGAATACACTGACAAGGTGCAAGATTCTTACAAGGCGGCAATCAAGAAAGGGATCGGCGAAGTATGGAATTTCGCGAAATATGAAGATCTCCTTCAAGGGACAAGGGTAATCCACATACCCGACGGAGAGAGGAAGAGCTGGAAGGAGATTCTATCCGGCTATCTTCCATCGTCTATTGAAGCAGTGGAGATTTACGATCGGTACCTGCGAAACCGTTTTCAGTTCAAGAGCTTGGCCATGTTCCTGGATGCATTATGCGAAAAGGCTTCGGGTGATGGGATGGCGGTCGAGGTCACAACAACCAGCGACGAACCGAAACTCGTCCAGCATCAGTTCAATGTGCTTCAGGAGAGCCTGGCGCCTCATGGAGTCAAGCTCAGATACTCCATTCATAATCCCAACAAAGAGCTTCCTCATTACCGCAGAGTGCTGATTCGTTCGAGGGACAGGCTGGCTTCGATCTGGTTGGACCGGGGGTTGGATATTTATCGATTCGAGGACCTCCAGAAACCTGCGTACATGACACTGGAAACCTACGTGGTCATCGAAGGGTGA